The genomic interval GATGTGGAACCAGCCCTTCGCACCGGACATCTTTGCCAACGACCCGTTCGACCGCTTCCACACCGCAGGCGGCATCACCAGCGGCAAGGGGGACTGGGCCTGGCTGCAGCACACGCTGGCCTGCATGAACGAGCACGGCCGCGCCGCTGTGGTGCTCGATACCGGTGCGGTCACGCGCGGCTCCGGCTCCAGGAACGAGGACAAGGAGCGCAACATCCGCAAGTGGTTCGTCGATCAGGACTTGATCGACGGCGTCATCCTGCTGCCCGAAAACCTCTTCTACAACACCACGGCGGCGGGCGTGATCGTGGTGCTCTCCAAGCGCAAGCCTGCCGCGCGCAAGGGCAAGATTGTTCTGCTCAACGCGAGCAAGCGTTTCAAGAAGGGGCGGCCCAAGAACTACCTGCCTGAAGAGGACATCCGGCCACTCGCCGCGATGTACCTCAAAGGCGAGCCGGTCGAGGGGGAGGTGGCTGTTATCACCACCGAACAAGCGCGGGAGGCGGATTACAACCTGAGTCCGAGTCGGTGGGTCAACGGCAGTGGGGAAGCGACCCAAAAAGATTTGCCAGCGCTTATTGATCGTTACGAATCGATCTTGCGAGAAGAGCAGGCTCTGGAGGATGGACTTTCTCAAGCTCTTCAAGTGCTTCGGAGGCTGGCATGACCTCGCTTGCTGATTACTGTGAACTCGTCGCTCAGCAAGTTCACCCCGCAGAGTGCGAGCCCGGAAGCGTTTATGTTGGGCTGGAGCATTTAACCTCCGGAAGATTGGTACCCACCGCCAAAGGAAACGCTCTCGACGTCAGTAGCCATAAGTTCCGCTTCCGCAAAGGAGATGTCCTCTACGGAAAGTTGCGCCCTTACCTGGATAAGGCGGTGCTCGCAGAAACGGATGGCGTATGCACGACCGAGTTGCTCGTTCTACGACCCAAAGCGCACGTTGATCCTAGGTTTCTTGCTTGTATGGTCCACGCGCCGGACTTCATCAACCACGCCATGGCTGGCGTAACGGGCGCACATCATCCGCGCACTTCGTGGGCCCATATCGCACAATTCGAGATGCCAGATTTCAGCGAAGATGACCAGCGACAAATAGCTGGACTGCTCTGGCGACTACATGACTTGATCGTCAGGATCGAAGAAGCCAAGAACATAGCAAACGAACTCAAACGCGCCGCCATGCACGAGCTGTTCACGCGCGGCCTGCGCGGC from Candidatus Binatia bacterium carries:
- a CDS encoding SAM-dependent methyltransferase, producing the protein VPLKLSGQELQAESYAVARMNAIIHDMDVELARGDTMINPKFRNPDGSIRKHDIVVANPMWNQPFAPDIFANDPFDRFHTAGGITSGKGDWAWLQHTLACMNEHGRAAVVLDTGAVTRGSGSRNEDKERNIRKWFVDQDLIDGVILLPENLFYNTTAAGVIVVLSKRKPAARKGKIVLLNASKRFKKGRPKNYLPEEDIRPLAAMYLKGEPVEGEVAVITTEQAREADYNLSPSRWVNGSGEATQKDLPALIDRYESILREEQALEDGLSQALQVLRRLA
- a CDS encoding restriction endonuclease subunit S — protein: MTSLADYCELVAQQVHPAECEPGSVYVGLEHLTSGRLVPTAKGNALDVSSHKFRFRKGDVLYGKLRPYLDKAVLAETDGVCTTELLVLRPKAHVDPRFLACMVHAPDFINHAMAGVTGAHHPRTSWAHIAQFEMPDFSEDDQRQIAGLLWRLHDLIVRIEEAKNIANELKRAAMHELFTRGLRGEPQKDTEIGPIPESWEVESIGEVFEIVQGVSLKRNLSNGPDGVPFLRTSNVYWGQIDLSNISRMHVEPDAVGDRWLQRGDLLVCEGGEIGRAAVWDCDATGFTYQNHLHRLRPLHSGVVEPKFAAAWMEVGFLHRKVYEGAGNKTTIP